One window of Mailhella massiliensis genomic DNA carries:
- a CDS encoding BRO family protein translates to MKPTISEQVAFFEDKGIRRVYDEQTDTWYFSVVDIVGALTNSPDPGAYWRKLKQRLKKEGSEAVTNCHGLKLTAQDGKKRLSDVAAADVILRIIQSVPSPKAEPIKLWLAQVGYERMQEMADPAIAIDRARALYKQHGRSDKWIEQRMMGQEARNKLTDYWSTHDVKQGLEYAILTNIIHQEWSGLSVKQHKDLKGLKSQNLRDHMSTDELVFTALAEVTTRRVAESVNATGMKENKEAAVQGGSIARKAREELEAVTGKSVVTGENFLPHRKQDEE, encoded by the coding sequence ATGAAACCGACAATTTCAGAACAGGTAGCCTTTTTCGAGGATAAAGGGATCCGCCGTGTTTATGATGAGCAGACGGATACCTGGTATTTTTCCGTTGTGGATATCGTGGGCGCGTTGACGAATAGTCCTGATCCCGGTGCTTACTGGCGCAAGCTGAAACAACGCCTGAAAAAAGAAGGCAGTGAAGCCGTGACAAATTGTCACGGTTTGAAGCTGACCGCGCAGGATGGAAAGAAAAGGCTTTCCGATGTTGCTGCGGCTGACGTGATATTGCGCATTATCCAGTCCGTGCCGAGTCCAAAGGCGGAACCTATAAAGCTGTGGCTGGCTCAGGTGGGCTATGAGCGTATGCAGGAAATGGCCGACCCTGCCATAGCCATTGATCGGGCACGGGCGCTCTATAAGCAGCATGGCCGCTCCGACAAATGGATAGAACAGCGCATGATGGGGCAGGAGGCGCGAAACAAGCTGACGGATTATTGGAGTACTCATGATGTCAAACAGGGGCTGGAATACGCCATTTTGACAAACATCATCCATCAGGAATGGTCCGGCCTCTCCGTAAAGCAGCACAAGGATTTGAAGGGACTCAAGTCTCAGAACCTGCGGGATCATATGAGCACGGACGAGCTTGTCTTTACGGCTCTTGCTGAGGTGACGACAAGACGGGTAGCTGAAAGCGTCAATGCTACCGGCATGAAAGAAAATAAAGAAGCGGCTGTACAGGGCGGTTCCATAGCCAGAAAGGCGCGGGAGGAACTGGAAGCCGTCACAGGGAAAAGCGTAGTGACCGGGGAAAACTTCCTCCCCCATCGTAAGCAGGATGAAGAATAG
- a CDS encoding type II toxin-antitoxin system RelE/ParE family toxin, translating into MIKTFAHKGLELFFQTGNTKGIQAKHARRLGMILDLLDSAADAQDMNFPGSRLHRLKGDMAGLWSVTVSGNWRVTYRFEDGDAYIVDYQDYH; encoded by the coding sequence ATGATAAAGACATTCGCGCATAAAGGTCTGGAACTCTTTTTTCAGACGGGGAACACAAAAGGGATACAGGCGAAGCACGCCCGGCGACTGGGGATGATCCTCGACCTGCTCGACAGTGCGGCGGATGCGCAGGATATGAATTTTCCCGGTTCAAGACTGCACCGCCTGAAAGGGGATATGGCCGGGCTGTGGTCTGTCACTGTCTCTGGGAACTGGCGTGTAACATACCGATTTGAGGACGGGGACGCCTATATCGTGGACTATCAGGATTATCACTAG
- a CDS encoding HigA family addiction module antitoxin has product MERTRKPSMPGEVLKEMYLEPLDVTITGFAERIGVSRKTVSALVNGRAPVTVDMAMRLSVALNTTPDLWLNLQRAVDLWNARQEKGSWTQIQPLVMQTA; this is encoded by the coding sequence ATGGAACGTACAAGAAAGCCGTCCATGCCGGGAGAGGTGCTGAAAGAAATGTATCTTGAACCGCTGGACGTGACGATCACTGGCTTTGCGGAGCGCATAGGGGTATCCCGCAAGACGGTTTCCGCTCTTGTCAACGGGCGTGCGCCCGTAACGGTGGATATGGCCATGCGGTTGTCTGTAGCCTTGAACACCACGCCGGACTTGTGGCTGAACCTGCAGAGGGCCGTCGATCTTTGGAACGCCCGACAGGAAAAGGGAAGCTGGACGCAGATTCAACCTCTTGTCATGCAGACGGCATAG
- a CDS encoding helix-turn-helix transcriptional regulator: MTNALSPRMRAPEVCAMLLCSRDHLYKLHRLGKLRKYRESVRFVYWLRDEVEAYAKGQAVTSAGEGEAE; encoded by the coding sequence ATGACTAATGCTCTTTCCCCCCGTATGCGTGCGCCGGAAGTGTGCGCCATGCTGCTGTGCTCTCGTGACCATCTGTATAAGCTCCATCGTCTGGGCAAGCTCAGGAAGTATCGTGAATCCGTCCGCTTCGTGTACTGGCTGCGTGATGAGGTAGAGGCGTACGCCAAAGGGCAGGCCGTCACTTCTGCCGGTGAGGGGGAGGCGGAATAA
- a CDS encoding TOPRIM and DUF927 domain-containing protein codes for MTELVERARRALSDAGLVVEDGAIDLSGELAMCGTVKKPNGTDGRYAVHLDFPPNVWLCNYHEGDKGRTVHLYDRGTLNAMTEAEREEMREKIRREKEAAQARREEERRAAAEKANALFQTLPPAGEDNAYLRRKGVLPMGDMRQDKDGRLVLPVRNAEGRIVSLQYIDGTKTEANKRFLKGGEKKGCFFPVPAKDRGQDGPLLIGEGVATVVSACMATGYGGLTAFDAGNLEAVAKMAREKYPDREIVLLADNDVHEDGSRNTGVEAATAAAQAVGGKLAVCPAIRGHKADFNDLFTDSEDGPDKVRVAIEKAREGKALEEKARASLPAGYWYDKKTGALMYDKKDSKGEIVGSFKVCAHVEVIGRTYGAGKWGVLMEWKDRRGDLRRLSIPARLFQQQGTAWAEMLADEGLDIEAGQQTAFKRFILGLKDDCTIIRNVDRVGWFDTCFVLPDETIGTGKEEVVLQVMGEGIRDLYQMGGTLEGWQDMARLCAGNSRFEFALALGFAAPLLAFANMDGSIFNLEGGSSTGKTTALKIAASTWGSPSHHVRAWRVTDNGLESVCPLHNDNLLILDELGQVGGRALSEVAYMFANGTGKTRAARNGGIRAAASWRGVLLSSGELGLTAKLNEDGIQARAGQEVRFIGVSMSREHLKELYGREPGQLMHELSSLPFKHYGHAGREFLRRLTPRLDELAAGLGEALDALESEWCPAEADTQVHRVARRFALVCAGGGMAQSLEVLPKELNIIEAVKSCFDDWLAERGSTGAAEDAAILSDVRRFIEQYGASRFQDVDRPDAVCVNRVGFRRKVGDSSEYFILPEMFKAEVVRGYAQKRAAEVLRRAGWLRTEDGKNSIREYLPGMGRTRCYAVTVPEEQERRNN; via the coding sequence ATGACCGAACTTGTGGAGCGTGCCCGCCGTGCTCTCTCCGATGCCGGGCTTGTGGTGGAAGATGGAGCTATCGACCTCTCCGGGGAACTGGCCATGTGCGGGACGGTGAAGAAGCCGAACGGCACCGATGGACGGTACGCCGTGCACTTGGATTTTCCCCCCAACGTGTGGCTCTGCAATTATCATGAAGGAGACAAGGGGCGGACGGTTCACCTATATGACCGTGGCACGCTGAACGCCATGACAGAGGCCGAACGGGAGGAAATGCGGGAGAAGATCCGGCGAGAGAAAGAGGCCGCACAGGCGAGGCGGGAGGAAGAGCGCAGGGCCGCCGCTGAGAAGGCGAACGCGCTTTTCCAGACTCTTCCCCCTGCCGGAGAGGATAACGCCTATCTGAGGCGCAAGGGCGTGCTTCCTATGGGCGATATGAGACAGGACAAAGACGGGCGGCTGGTGCTTCCGGTGAGGAACGCGGAAGGCCGGATTGTCTCCCTGCAATACATCGACGGCACGAAGACAGAGGCCAACAAGCGTTTCCTCAAGGGCGGTGAAAAGAAAGGCTGCTTCTTTCCTGTTCCGGCAAAGGACAGAGGGCAGGACGGGCCGCTGCTTATTGGTGAGGGCGTGGCAACGGTTGTCTCTGCCTGCATGGCGACGGGGTACGGCGGGCTTACTGCGTTCGATGCCGGGAACCTTGAGGCCGTGGCCAAGATGGCGCGGGAGAAGTACCCGGACAGGGAGATAGTTCTGCTGGCCGACAACGATGTCCACGAGGACGGAAGCCGGAATACCGGTGTAGAGGCGGCGACGGCGGCGGCGCAGGCCGTGGGCGGGAAGCTGGCCGTGTGTCCGGCAATCAGGGGACACAAGGCGGACTTCAACGACCTCTTCACGGATTCGGAAGACGGGCCGGACAAGGTGCGTGTGGCTATCGAGAAGGCACGAGAAGGGAAAGCTCTTGAAGAAAAAGCGAGGGCTTCCCTGCCTGCCGGTTACTGGTACGACAAGAAGACGGGCGCATTGATGTACGACAAGAAGGACTCCAAGGGGGAGATTGTCGGCTCTTTCAAGGTGTGCGCTCATGTTGAGGTGATAGGCCGTACCTATGGGGCCGGAAAATGGGGGGTGCTCATGGAGTGGAAGGACAGGCGCGGGGACTTGCGCCGCCTCTCCATCCCGGCGCGTCTCTTCCAGCAACAGGGCACGGCGTGGGCGGAAATGTTGGCTGATGAAGGGCTGGACATTGAGGCCGGGCAACAGACGGCGTTCAAGCGCTTCATCCTCGGCTTGAAGGATGATTGCACTATCATAAGAAATGTGGATCGTGTGGGCTGGTTTGATACCTGCTTCGTTCTGCCGGATGAGACCATAGGAACCGGCAAGGAAGAGGTTGTTTTGCAGGTCATGGGCGAGGGTATCCGCGATCTGTACCAGATGGGCGGCACGCTGGAAGGCTGGCAGGATATGGCCCGTCTGTGCGCCGGTAATTCCCGTTTCGAGTTCGCGCTTGCTCTGGGCTTTGCCGCGCCTCTGCTGGCCTTTGCCAATATGGACGGCTCCATATTCAACCTTGAAGGCGGAAGCAGTACCGGCAAGACGACGGCCTTGAAGATTGCCGCGTCCACGTGGGGCAGTCCTTCCCATCATGTGCGGGCGTGGCGAGTGACGGACAACGGTCTTGAATCGGTGTGCCCTCTCCACAACGACAATCTGCTTATTCTTGACGAGCTGGGACAGGTCGGCGGGCGTGCCCTCTCCGAAGTGGCCTATATGTTTGCTAACGGCACCGGCAAAACAAGGGCGGCACGGAATGGCGGCATACGGGCGGCGGCCTCGTGGCGTGGTGTGCTTCTTTCGTCCGGGGAACTGGGATTGACCGCCAAACTGAACGAGGACGGCATACAGGCGCGGGCCGGGCAGGAAGTGCGGTTTATCGGTGTGTCCATGAGTCGGGAACACCTCAAGGAACTGTACGGACGAGAACCGGGGCAACTCATGCACGAGCTTTCTTCCCTGCCGTTCAAACACTACGGACACGCAGGACGGGAATTTCTGCGCCGTCTGACTCCACGACTGGACGAATTGGCCGCCGGGCTGGGTGAGGCTCTGGACGCACTTGAAAGCGAATGGTGCCCGGCAGAGGCAGATACGCAGGTTCACCGCGTGGCGCGTCGGTTCGCGCTGGTGTGCGCGGGCGGCGGTATGGCGCAAAGCCTTGAAGTTCTGCCGAAAGAATTGAACATCATCGAGGCCGTGAAATCCTGCTTTGATGACTGGCTTGCCGAGAGAGGCAGCACCGGAGCGGCGGAAGACGCGGCTATCCTCTCCGACGTGCGACGCTTCATAGAGCAGTACGGAGCAAGCCGCTTTCAGGACGTGGACAGGCCGGACGCCGTGTGCGTCAATCGCGTGGGGTTCCGGCGGAAAGTGGGGGATTCGTCCGAGTACTTCATATTGCCGGAAATGTTCAAGGCGGAAGTCGTGAGGGGGTACGCGCAGAAGCGGGCGGCCGAAGTTTTGAGGCGTGCCGGATGGCTGAGAACCGAAGACGGAAAGAACTCTATCAGGGAATACCTCCCCGGCATGGGAAGGACGCGCTGCTATGCCGTGACCGTCCCGGAAGAACAGGAAAGGCGAAACAACTAG
- a CDS encoding ERCC4 domain-containing protein: protein MRYEDHHRYTEKAAFDFLSQNGDIETERGTLALGDYSLAGLTDRVAVERKSLADLVMCLGTERERFQRELMRAAAMEAFCVVVEATWQDLAAGRYRSKLSPASGMASVLAFMARHRVPFLFAGNRENAEAVTAGFLRQYLRGKEHELKAVQEAVGL, encoded by the coding sequence TTGAGATATGAAGATCATCATAGATACACGGAAAAGGCGGCGTTCGACTTCCTGAGCCAGAACGGGGACATAGAGACGGAGCGCGGGACGCTTGCCCTTGGAGACTATTCCCTTGCCGGGCTGACTGATCGGGTGGCCGTAGAGCGCAAGAGCCTCGCCGATCTGGTTATGTGTCTGGGGACTGAGCGGGAGAGGTTCCAGAGGGAGCTTATGCGGGCGGCGGCCATGGAAGCCTTTTGTGTCGTAGTAGAAGCAACATGGCAGGACTTGGCGGCCGGGCGGTATCGTTCAAAGCTCTCTCCGGCGTCGGGCATGGCGTCGGTTTTGGCCTTCATGGCAAGGCATCGTGTGCCCTTCCTTTTTGCCGGAAACAGGGAGAACGCCGAGGCGGTCACGGCCGGTTTTCTCCGGCAATACCTGAGAGGCAAGGAACATGAATTGAAGGCCGTACAGGAGGCCGTGGGCCTGTAA
- a CDS encoding sensor domain-containing diguanylate cyclase: protein MFHTSKDEHVHAPFSPGFFLYNNGMFFLDEKAKSIFDSVLGRISRDKFLSMLDADAHSLFLKILKSEEFGNVVIINALTGNNGAVKPVLIQGAVLDRNEEGGAVSFSGYCAEVKNEFSVPRIYNAAEIGLWEWDGVSGKCNFCRDYHRMLGYDWPRESLPDSFEGWKKLVHPEDVEAVLFQEKLSRDQRAGDKFECFIRLRHKNGEYIWTIGKGFVAQRDHLGRAISIRGTNQNIDIVQKNCEKTLERSFRDYLTNCYNRTFFKEYWEKVTTDGGWPISFLYVDICGLKMVNDLLGHDVGDKMILRLVNIMESVIQMSKYIIRMGGDEFLVVLPECGMELIAECEKNLNKYMKFKNEGKDIPVVFSVGSSSLYGKEDSLEDAIHAAERRMQRHKEVTRREDLLFLKSYIEAVKNTEVAYQDSRLYPVKNGT from the coding sequence ATGTTTCATACCTCGAAAGATGAACATGTACATGCTCCCTTTTCTCCCGGCTTTTTCCTTTACAATAACGGGATGTTTTTTCTCGACGAGAAGGCAAAGAGCATTTTCGATTCCGTACTTGGCAGAATATCCCGGGACAAATTTCTGTCCATGCTGGATGCCGATGCGCATTCCCTTTTTTTGAAGATATTAAAAAGTGAAGAATTTGGGAATGTTGTCATTATCAATGCTCTGACGGGCAATAACGGAGCAGTAAAGCCGGTCCTCATTCAGGGCGCCGTCCTTGACCGTAATGAAGAGGGAGGGGCCGTATCTTTTTCCGGGTACTGTGCAGAGGTGAAGAACGAGTTTTCCGTTCCAAGAATATACAATGCCGCCGAAATCGGTCTGTGGGAATGGGACGGCGTATCGGGCAAGTGCAATTTTTGCAGGGATTACCACCGAATGCTGGGATATGACTGGCCTAGGGAAAGTCTGCCCGACAGTTTTGAGGGCTGGAAAAAGCTTGTTCACCCGGAAGATGTGGAAGCCGTTCTTTTTCAGGAAAAACTGTCCAGAGATCAGCGTGCAGGCGACAAGTTTGAATGTTTCATCAGACTCAGACATAAAAACGGAGAGTATATCTGGACCATCGGAAAGGGTTTTGTCGCCCAGCGGGATCATCTCGGAAGAGCGATATCCATACGAGGCACCAACCAGAATATCGATATCGTGCAGAAAAACTGTGAGAAAACTTTGGAAAGAAGCTTTCGTGACTATCTTACCAACTGCTATAACAGAACATTTTTTAAAGAATACTGGGAAAAAGTGACGACGGATGGCGGATGGCCCATCAGTTTTCTGTATGTGGATATCTGCGGTTTGAAGATGGTGAACGATCTGCTGGGGCATGACGTCGGCGACAAAATGATTCTTCGTCTGGTCAACATCATGGAATCCGTCATTCAGATGTCGAAGTATATCATAAGGATGGGAGGAGATGAATTTTTAGTTGTTCTTCCCGAGTGCGGCATGGAACTTATTGCCGAGTGCGAGAAGAATTTAAATAAATATATGAAATTTAAAAATGAAGGAAAGGACATTCCGGTAGTGTTTTCCGTCGGCTCTTCTTCCTTGTATGGAAAGGAAGATTCTCTGGAAGATGCGATTCATGCCGCAGAAAGAAGAATGCAGAGGCATAAGGAAGTAACACGCAGGGAAGATTTACTTTTTTTGAAATCATATATTGAAGCGGTCAAGAATACGGAAGTTGCGTATCAGGATTCCCGGCTGTATCCGGTGAAAAACGGAACCTGA